A single genomic interval of Astyanax mexicanus isolate ESR-SI-001 chromosome 4, AstMex3_surface, whole genome shotgun sequence harbors:
- the LOC125801674 gene encoding uncharacterized protein LOC125801674 codes for MAPCPVCKKMLSSISAHLSTVHHVENVEEKKILIQLANQKVSILTSPCPVPGCGYQKTRLDRHLTNCHRDLSDQARERCIQTAQRIKAITLLRELRASSPNVPMATRLDLAAADESSTPDYDQVLESAKSGVLDISRRLGMGQQVEESQQTLFRYVCEAILLKEHQLAESAVLNFKVEHWVSRTPSTSGIFLEHFGISLTPQQEEWLEMYFAHIRSWSVKKSSPDVHDGGIFFLSQKGVPVVNLPNDMKRLWELYPQASGTDLPAVAPLSAVAPASSCQLSSAAGSEEGDDEQPSCSDAVGQATGQPTTMSSLFFTDKCKFRNRPSEARVYHRLRAENWSANCPSAMDVVKSWLPVKDHIKSPDIIRRIQEQSWKGLCLKDFGPPKNKGVIATMPFSKGEVVCDYHGEYVTQDEGNRRMQQLFNEACYVFFFAGRGEKVCIDAQHSPCQCHPHQDTFGRWMNHSRRSPNVKPHVFKLPLTEGTRWHPIFLALTDIQVNEELLWDYGVLSDEGLGGETVGLDWLNT; via the exons ATGGCTCCCTGTCCAGTTTGCAAGAAGATGCTGTCCTCCATCTCTGCACACCTTTCCACAGTACATCACGTGGAAAACGTAGAGGAGAAGAAGATCCTGATTCAGCTGGCGAATCAGAAAGTGTCGATCCTGACATCTCCGTGTCCTGTTCCGGGATGTGGGTATCAGAAGACTCGTCTTGACCGCCATCTGACCAACTGCCATCGGGACCTGTCCGACCAGGCCAGGGAGAGATGCATCCAGACGGCACAGAGGATAAAAGCCATTACTCTCCTGAGAGAGTTGAGGGCTAGCAGTCCGAACGTGCCCATGGCCACTCGCTTGGACTTGGCTGCTGCTGACGA ATCTTCAACGCCTGACTACGACCAAGTACTCGAGTCAGCGAAATCTGGCGTCCTCGATATCAGTCGTAGACTGGGAATGGGACAACAGGTGGAAGAGAGTCAGCAGACACTGTTCCGGTACGTCTGTGAGGCGATACTCCTGAAGGAGCATCAACTGGCAGAGAgtgctgtgctgaacttcaag GTAGAGCATTGGGTTTCTCGAACCCCATCAACCAGTGGCATTTTCCTTGAACACTTTGGCATCAGCCTGACTCCCCAACAGGAAGAg TGGCTGGAGATGTACTTCGCTCACATCAGGTCATGGAGTGTCAAAAAGTCCAGTCCCGATGTTCATGATGGAGGCATCTTCTTTCTGAGCCAGAAAGGAGTTCCTGTGGTGAATCTACCTAATGATATGAAGCGGCTATGGGAACT GTATCCACAGGCTTCAGGGACCGACCTGCCAGCAGTTGCCCCCCTGTCAGCAGTTGCCCCTGCCAGCAGTTGCCAGCTGAG CTCTGCTGCAGGTTCTGAAGAGGGGGATGATGAGCAGCCTTCCTGCTCAGATGCTGTGGGACAGGCAACTGGACAACCAACTACAatgtcctctctctttttcacagatAAGTGCAAGTTCAGGAACCGCCCCTCAGAGGCCAGGGTATACCATCGGCTCCGTGCTGAGAACTGGTCGGCCAACTGTCCAAGCGCCATGGATGTGGTCAAGTCTTGGCTCCCCGTAAAGGACCACATCAAGAGTCCAGACATTATCCGCCGTATTCAGGAACAGTCTTGGAAAGGACTTTGCCTGAAAGACTTTGGGCCACCAAAGAACAAAG GGGTGATTGCGACAATGCCCTTTTCCAAGGGAGAGGTGGTCTGCGACTACCATGGAGAGTACGTCACCCAAGACGAAGGGAATCGGAGAATGCAACAGCTTTTCAACGAAGCCTGTTACGTCTTCTTCTTTGCGGGACGTGGGGAAAAGGTCTGCATAGACGCCCAACATTCTCCATGCCAGTGTCACCCACACCAGGACACGTTTGGTCGTTGGATGAACCATTCAAGGAGAAGTCCAAATGTGAAGCCACACGTGTTCAAACTCCCACTCACAGAGGGAACAAGATGGCATCCCATTTTCCTCGCGCTAACGGACATTCAGGTCAACGAGGAACTACTTTGGGACTACGGTGTTCTCAGTGACGAGGGACTTGGAGGCGAAACTGTTGGACTGGACTGGCTGAATACTTGA